In the genome of Planctomycetota bacterium, one region contains:
- a CDS encoding LptF/LptG family permease — VTSLLYVGLSIPGAAYIAMGLAAVLATTLVYGRLAADNEVMACQASGVPVSSLLWPAVLLAVMTAATNLFLAVWPLPESGYAAKRLSLADVERLFFTRLSSTGKIKVKDAGFEMSVDRVVGDMLYGPALKYRGSQGQTYAYAPYGRVEFDRKRHSVSLFLSDAQVIQENGREENRGTHIVGLTLPTEVPRDIKNLSLWHLLAAQQHPEQFSQVLKDLKEGEASPEAIQREKDRIRARALAEMHGRMAAAVGCFGLVLLGAGLGILFHSGHLLTAFGVALAPWLGTTLLTMRAKEAVADQLEHAQDALYLIWTPNFLMLLLAAGVLAHLVWGWMRPTRARLAATRVRDLFRGRAG, encoded by the coding sequence GTGACTTCCCTGCTCTACGTGGGCCTCTCGATACCGGGGGCGGCCTACATCGCAATGGGGCTGGCCGCGGTGCTGGCGACCACGCTCGTGTATGGGCGGCTGGCGGCGGACAACGAGGTCATGGCCTGCCAGGCGAGCGGCGTGCCGGTTTCAAGCCTGCTCTGGCCGGCGGTTCTGCTGGCGGTCATGACGGCGGCGACGAACCTGTTCCTGGCCGTCTGGCCGCTCCCGGAGAGCGGGTACGCCGCCAAGAGACTCTCCCTGGCCGACGTGGAGCGCCTGTTCTTCACGCGGTTGTCGAGCACCGGCAAGATCAAGGTCAAGGACGCGGGCTTCGAAATGAGCGTGGACCGGGTGGTCGGCGACATGCTGTACGGCCCGGCGCTGAAGTACCGCGGCAGCCAGGGGCAAACGTATGCCTACGCGCCGTACGGGCGCGTGGAGTTCGACCGGAAGAGACACAGTGTGTCGCTCTTTTTGTCGGATGCCCAGGTGATCCAGGAGAACGGGCGCGAGGAGAACCGGGGGACGCACATCGTCGGCCTGACGCTGCCGACCGAGGTGCCCCGCGACATCAAGAACCTGAGCCTGTGGCACCTTCTGGCGGCGCAGCAGCATCCGGAGCAGTTCTCCCAGGTTCTGAAGGACCTGAAGGAGGGCGAGGCGTCGCCGGAAGCCATCCAGCGCGAGAAGGACAGGATCCGGGCCCGGGCGCTGGCGGAGATGCACGGCCGGATGGCCGCCGCCGTCGGGTGCTTCGGTCTGGTGCTCCTCGGCGCCGGCCTGGGGATTCTGTTTCACAGCGGCCACCTGCTGACGGCGTTCGGGGTGGCGCTGGCGCCCTGGTTGGGCACCACCCTGCTGACGATGCGGGCGAAGGAAGCGGTGGCGGACCAACTGGAGCACGCCCAGGACGCCTTGTATCTCATCTGGACGCCCAACTTCCTGATGCTGCTTCTGGCCGCCGGCGTCCTGGCGCACCTCGTGTGGGGGTGGATGAGGCCGACGCGGGCACGCCTCGCGGCGA